A portion of the Adhaeribacter radiodurans genome contains these proteins:
- a CDS encoding MFS transporter, which produces MEKNNPTITRAWCIYDWANSVYSLVIISTIFPIYYGAVSKNPDGSSMVNFLGWHLDSSVLFSYCISFSYLLVACTSPLLTAIADYSGHKKLFMRLFCYLGSISCVLLFFFTKETFTISVILFVLAAMGYNGSIVFYNSYLPDIATEDQFDKLSARGFSLGYIGSVLLLVFNLALVLKPEVFGINPQNTSLPPRISFLLTGVWWFGFAQYTFWKLPNRQLPARREGSWLFNGFRELKKVWQQVKKLYLLKRFLLAFFFYNMGVQTVMYVAAVFGDKELKLNSDALIQTILVLQLIAIPGAYGFARLSKAYGNFMALAVAVLIWVGICVGAYLTYTENQFYILAACVGVVMGGIQSLSRSTYSKLIPANTHDTTSFFSFYDVTDKMAIVLGTLAYGGIAQVTGSMRNSVLALMGFFFLGLIFLVTIKGKRAITTKVAA; this is translated from the coding sequence ATGGAAAAAAATAATCCCACCATTACCCGTGCCTGGTGTATTTACGATTGGGCCAATTCGGTTTATTCATTGGTTATTATTTCCACAATTTTTCCTATCTACTACGGAGCGGTATCGAAAAATCCGGATGGTAGCAGCATGGTTAACTTTTTAGGGTGGCACTTAGATTCGTCGGTGCTTTTTTCGTACTGTATTTCTTTTTCTTATTTGCTGGTAGCTTGTACCAGTCCATTACTTACCGCCATTGCCGATTACAGTGGGCATAAAAAGTTATTCATGCGGTTGTTTTGCTACCTGGGTTCTATTTCCTGCGTTTTGTTGTTCTTTTTTACCAAAGAAACTTTTACTATTTCGGTAATTTTGTTTGTGCTGGCGGCAATGGGTTACAACGGCAGCATTGTATTTTATAATTCGTACCTGCCCGATATTGCCACCGAAGACCAGTTCGATAAGTTAAGTGCCCGTGGTTTTTCATTGGGATATATAGGTAGTGTACTTTTATTAGTATTTAATTTAGCCCTGGTGCTGAAGCCAGAAGTATTTGGTATTAATCCGCAGAATACCAGCCTGCCCCCCCGGATTTCATTTTTGCTTACCGGTGTTTGGTGGTTTGGTTTTGCCCAGTATACCTTCTGGAAATTGCCCAATCGCCAGCTGCCCGCCAGGCGAGAAGGTTCGTGGTTGTTTAATGGCTTTCGGGAATTAAAAAAAGTGTGGCAGCAAGTGAAAAAGCTGTATTTATTAAAGCGATTTTTGTTGGCTTTCTTTTTCTATAATATGGGCGTGCAAACCGTTATGTACGTGGCTGCTGTTTTCGGAGATAAGGAGTTAAAATTAAATTCCGATGCCTTAATCCAGACTATTCTGGTGCTACAATTAATTGCCATACCCGGAGCCTATGGGTTTGCCCGGTTATCGAAAGCTTACGGGAATTTTATGGCCTTAGCCGTGGCCGTGCTTATTTGGGTGGGTATTTGCGTGGGGGCTTATTTAACCTACACCGAAAATCAATTTTATATTTTAGCGGCGTGTGTAGGCGTGGTAATGGGCGGCATTCAGTCCCTTTCCCGTTCCACTTATAGTAAATTAATTCCGGCTAATACCCACGATACTACTTCCTTTTTTAGTTTTTATGATGTAACCGATAAAATGGCTATTGTATTAGGTACATTAGCTTACGGCGGTATTGCGCAGGTTACCGGTTCTATGCGCAACAGTGTACTAGCTCTAATGGGATTTTTCTTTTTAGGATTGATTTTCTTAGTAACAATAAAAGGGAAACGGGCTATTACTACTAAAGTGGCTGCTTAA
- a CDS encoding RtcB family protein: MDNLTIFGEEIIDEGAIRQIKNCISPEDIGVLTADAHYGYGHPIGGAVAYKDKISLSGVGFDIACGNKAVKTNIRANQIPVARIMDEIVKSIGFGVGRPNPKPIQHPVFDKIAKAEFKPQRKFLSLAKEQLGTVGGGNHYIDLFSDEEGWLWIGVHFGSRGFGHKTATGFIALSQGLTFEDRAKEGPMDAPPILFDISSEIGQYYIAAMSLAGEYAYAGRDTVVNKVLEILGASVNFEVHNHHNFAWFEEHQGSKYWVVRKGCTPAFPGQLGFIGSNMGDTSVIIEGVQTEKSQQGLYSTVHGAGRVMSRRQAAGKRRWVKGKDGQRYQETVSPGLVDFEKVRKKLKQQGVELRGGEADEAPEVYKKLDEVLAYHEGTIRVLHRLKPIGVAMAGGNEYDPYKD; the protein is encoded by the coding sequence ATGGATAATTTAACCATTTTTGGCGAGGAAATTATTGATGAAGGTGCTATCCGGCAAATTAAGAATTGTATTTCTCCGGAGGATATTGGGGTTTTAACTGCCGATGCTCACTATGGCTACGGTCATCCGATTGGGGGAGCGGTAGCTTACAAAGATAAAATTTCCTTATCCGGAGTAGGATTTGATATTGCTTGCGGTAACAAAGCCGTTAAAACAAACATTCGGGCCAATCAGATACCGGTGGCCCGCATTATGGATGAAATTGTTAAAAGCATAGGTTTTGGGGTGGGCCGGCCTAATCCGAAACCCATTCAACACCCGGTTTTTGATAAAATTGCCAAGGCTGAGTTTAAACCCCAACGTAAATTTCTTTCTTTAGCCAAAGAGCAATTGGGAACCGTAGGCGGCGGAAATCATTACATCGATTTATTTTCGGACGAAGAAGGCTGGCTTTGGATTGGCGTTCATTTTGGTTCGCGGGGTTTTGGTCATAAAACGGCTACCGGGTTTATTGCTCTATCGCAAGGACTTACTTTTGAAGACAGGGCCAAAGAAGGGCCTATGGATGCACCGCCTATTTTATTTGATATTAGCTCTGAAATAGGCCAGTATTATATAGCAGCCATGAGTTTAGCTGGTGAATACGCGTACGCTGGCCGTGATACCGTAGTGAATAAAGTGCTGGAAATACTGGGCGCTTCGGTAAATTTTGAAGTACACAACCATCATAATTTTGCCTGGTTCGAGGAACACCAGGGTTCTAAATATTGGGTTGTCCGGAAAGGCTGTACACCCGCATTTCCGGGCCAGTTAGGATTTATTGGTTCCAATATGGGCGATACTTCAGTAATAATAGAAGGAGTTCAAACGGAAAAATCGCAGCAAGGACTTTATTCAACGGTACACGGAGCAGGTCGGGTTATGTCAAGGCGGCAGGCGGCCGGTAAGCGCCGTTGGGTGAAAGGCAAAGATGGCCAGCGTTACCAGGAAACTGTTTCACCGGGATTAGTAGATTTTGAGAAAGTAAGGAAAAAGTTAAAACAACAAGGCGTTGAACTACGCGGCGGCGAAGCCGACGAAGCACCAGAAGTTTACAAGAAGCTGGACGAAGTATTGGCGTATCATGAAGGAACTATCCGGGTTTTGCACCGTTTAAAACCCATTGGAGTAGCTATGGCCGGAGGCAATGAATACGATCCTTATAAAGATTAA
- a CDS encoding aspartyl protease family protein, with the protein MQLGFGHVGFTFRQLIFSRTIITFFIFFTAFYSISLSKAFGQGAFTIQPPYKKCIVPFQMHRNLIVVPIYVNDKGPFNFILDTGVGITLITEPSLKDSLQLKNGVNISIAGMGSDADLKAFVASGIKMKLGQASAGFLQVAVLSEDVFNLSSYVGIPIYGILGYQFFNSFAVQIKYSELRIVAQNFNDFKYRKSYGTPIPITVEGQKPYLTTVAQLDGSQKIPVKLIIDTGAGHALSLEQESNAAIKVPNPSITAQLGKGLSGTINGQLGRIKSFTLNHFNLSNVLTSFPNYQDVGAKVYLVPRNGNIGNELLKRFDVVFDYRKQLMYIRPNRYFRDPFEHDMCGLDVIASGKDYQRYIVNFVEPDSPAAEAGILPGDEVVSINMTAASSMTISSIDRLFHLKPGYNILMGIQRGEQRIYTVITLRRKI; encoded by the coding sequence ATGCAGCTAGGCTTTGGGCATGTAGGTTTTACCTTCCGGCAACTGATCTTCAGCCGCACTATTATTACTTTTTTTATTTTTTTTACCGCCTTTTATAGCATTTCATTATCAAAAGCCTTTGGCCAGGGAGCTTTTACTATTCAGCCTCCGTACAAAAAATGCATTGTTCCTTTTCAGATGCACCGTAATTTAATTGTGGTTCCGATTTATGTAAATGATAAGGGCCCCTTTAACTTTATTTTAGATACTGGAGTAGGAATTACCCTTATTACGGAGCCTTCTTTAAAAGATAGCTTACAATTAAAAAACGGCGTGAACATATCTATTGCCGGTATGGGCTCAGATGCCGATTTAAAAGCTTTTGTGGCGTCCGGCATTAAAATGAAACTAGGTCAGGCTAGTGCTGGCTTTTTACAGGTTGCCGTTTTATCGGAAGATGTTTTTAATTTATCTAGCTACGTTGGAATTCCTATTTATGGCATTTTAGGTTATCAGTTTTTCAACAGTTTTGCTGTACAAATAAAATATTCGGAATTGCGGATAGTAGCTCAAAACTTTAATGATTTTAAATACCGAAAAAGTTATGGTACTCCTATTCCAATTACGGTAGAAGGCCAGAAGCCTTATTTAACTACTGTAGCCCAGCTTGATGGTTCCCAGAAGATTCCGGTTAAACTTATTATAGATACGGGTGCGGGCCATGCGCTCTCCTTAGAGCAAGAATCTAATGCCGCTATAAAGGTTCCTAATCCCTCTATTACCGCCCAGTTAGGCAAAGGGCTTAGCGGTACCATTAACGGCCAGTTAGGTCGGATTAAATCTTTTACCTTAAACCATTTTAACCTGAGTAATGTGCTTACTTCTTTCCCGAATTACCAGGATGTAGGAGCCAAAGTTTACCTGGTACCGCGTAATGGCAACATTGGGAATGAATTATTAAAGCGCTTCGATGTAGTATTTGATTACCGAAAGCAACTCATGTATATCCGGCCCAACCGCTATTTTCGGGACCCGTTTGAACATGATATGTGCGGGTTAGATGTGATAGCCAGCGGCAAGGATTACCAGCGTTATATTGTAAACTTCGTAGAACCCGATTCGCCGGCGGCCGAAGCCGGCATCTTACCCGGCGATGAAGTAGTTAGTATAAATATGACTGCTGCTTCGTCCATGACAATCAGTAGTATCGACCGTTTATTTCATCTAAAGCCAGGTTACAACATTTTAATGGGTATTCAACGAGGAGAGCAACGTATTTACACCGTTATTACCTTGCGTCGTAAAATTTAG
- a CDS encoding serine hydrolase: MLHLLLIIIISGFLSVVSITSVQAQLFKRKLLPNLLKKHPEYFKNILADPAKYRIQIIYTQINRDKQNQPHFKTFTYRLNPHEYFYPASTVKLPGALLALEKLNNLHIPGLNKDTPLRIDSAYAKQTVVVTDSTAPNNLPSIAHYIKKIFLVSDNDAYNRLYEFLGQEQLSEVLRQKGYSDVRLLHRLSVGDVGETTRYTNPITFYQNDKIIYQQPLVQNTRTYSNALKNIHLGKGYYNARNQLINQPMDFSDRNYINLETLHQILKSVIFPEAVPAQQRFHLTPDDYDFVLKYMSMKPSESSFPHYDTTTYYDTYAKFFMFGNRHKTMPPNIRIFNKIGNAYGFMIDNAYIVDFENKVEFLLSAVVLGNEDNIFNDDKYEYETICYPFLINLGQVIYQNELKRTKKHLPDLSRFIFTY, from the coding sequence ATGCTCCATCTGTTACTTATAATAATTATCAGCGGCTTTTTATCTGTAGTTAGTATAACTTCCGTGCAGGCGCAATTATTTAAAAGAAAGTTGTTGCCTAACCTGCTTAAAAAACATCCGGAGTATTTTAAAAACATCCTGGCTGATCCGGCAAAATACCGCATTCAAATTATATATACCCAAATAAACCGCGATAAGCAGAACCAACCGCATTTTAAAACCTTTACTTACCGGCTTAATCCCCACGAATACTTTTACCCGGCCAGCACCGTAAAACTACCAGGGGCTTTGCTGGCTCTAGAAAAATTAAATAATCTACATATTCCTGGCCTTAATAAAGATACTCCCCTCCGGATTGATAGCGCATATGCTAAACAAACTGTTGTAGTTACCGACTCCACGGCTCCGAATAATTTACCAAGCATTGCCCATTACATAAAGAAAATATTTTTGGTGAGCGATAACGATGCTTATAATCGTTTGTACGAATTTTTAGGTCAGGAACAATTAAGCGAAGTTTTACGCCAAAAAGGCTATTCTGATGTACGTTTATTGCACCGTTTATCGGTGGGCGATGTCGGCGAAACTACCCGGTACACCAATCCAATTACTTTTTACCAAAACGATAAGATTATTTACCAGCAGCCATTGGTGCAAAATACCCGCACCTACTCTAATGCTTTAAAAAATATTCACCTGGGTAAAGGTTACTATAATGCCCGTAATCAACTGATTAACCAACCCATGGATTTTTCGGATCGCAATTACATTAATTTAGAAACGCTGCACCAAATTTTAAAGTCAGTAATTTTCCCGGAAGCGGTCCCGGCGCAGCAGCGTTTTCACTTAACTCCCGATGATTATGACTTTGTATTAAAGTATATGTCTATGAAGCCCAGCGAAAGTAGTTTTCCTCATTATGATACAACAACTTATTACGATACTTACGCTAAGTTTTTTATGTTCGGTAATCGCCATAAAACAATGCCGCCCAACATCCGGATTTTTAATAAAATTGGAAACGCGTACGGATTTATGATTGATAATGCCTACATCGTAGATTTTGAAAATAAAGTGGAGTTTTTACTTAGCGCCGTTGTATTGGGTAACGAAGATAACATTTTTAACGACGACAAATACGAGTACGAAACCATCTGTTATCCGTTCCTAATAAACCTAGGCCAGGTAATTTATCAGAACGAATTAAAGCGAACCAAAAAACATCTACCCGATCTATCGCGTTTTATATTTACCTATTAA
- a CDS encoding AMP nucleosidase, giving the protein MKSKEDIVRNWLPRYTGMALHEFGEYILLTNFVNYVVMFAERFNCEIRGTNKPMQTATAHNITIINFGMGSPMAATVMDLLSAVRPKAALFLGKCGGIKEKVKLGDLILPIAAIRGEGTSDDYLPPEIPALPSFRLQRSVSSMIKKHEMDYWTGTVYTTNRRVWEHDEDFKEYLRSVRVMGIDMETATIFVVGFMNDIPHGALLLVSDNPMTPEGVKTAESDLKVTTNFVEKHLSIGIDAMIELRDSGESVKHLRYE; this is encoded by the coding sequence ATGAAATCAAAAGAAGATATTGTACGAAATTGGCTGCCGCGTTATACCGGTATGGCTCTTCACGAATTTGGCGAGTACATACTTTTAACCAATTTTGTTAATTACGTGGTGATGTTTGCCGAGCGGTTTAACTGCGAAATCCGGGGTACGAATAAACCCATGCAAACGGCTACTGCGCATAACATAACAATCATAAACTTTGGCATGGGTAGCCCCATGGCGGCAACAGTAATGGATTTATTATCGGCGGTACGGCCTAAGGCGGCATTATTTTTAGGCAAATGCGGCGGCATTAAAGAAAAAGTAAAATTGGGCGATTTAATCTTACCCATTGCCGCCATCCGCGGAGAAGGTACTTCCGACGATTACCTGCCGCCCGAAATTCCCGCCCTTCCCTCCTTCCGGCTCCAGCGTTCGGTATCGTCGATGATTAAAAAGCACGAAATGGATTACTGGACCGGCACTGTTTACACCACCAACCGCCGCGTATGGGAACACGACGAAGATTTTAAAGAATACCTGCGCTCCGTACGGGTAATGGGCATTGATATGGAAACCGCCACAATTTTTGTGGTCGGATTTATGAATGACATACCACACGGAGCCCTTTTACTCGTATCGGATAACCCCATGACCCCGGAAGGAGTAAAAACGGCCGAAAGTGATTTAAAAGTTACTACCAACTTTGTAGAAAAACATTTAAGCATCGGCATTGACGCCATGATTGAACTGCGCGATTCGGGCGAGTCGGTGAAACATTTACGTTATGAGTAA
- a CDS encoding type I restriction enzyme HsdR N-terminal domain-containing protein, giving the protein MEALNLPAFAFKVKQEKDKFWIFDGIRRKYLVLTPEEWVRQHFIHYLIQYLNYPKGLISPERGIIYNSLAKRTDICVFDTTGQVSMLIECKASSVKITEATIHQATTYNKNIRAKYVVLTNGLEHYCWQVDFEKSITIPLVGIPDYQNL; this is encoded by the coding sequence ATGGAGGCCTTGAACTTACCGGCTTTTGCCTTTAAAGTAAAACAAGAAAAAGATAAATTCTGGATATTCGACGGTATCCGCAGAAAATACTTAGTTCTTACCCCGGAAGAATGGGTGCGCCAACATTTTATTCATTACCTGATCCAGTATTTAAATTACCCAAAAGGTTTAATTTCTCCGGAACGAGGAATTATTTATAATTCTTTGGCGAAACGAACAGATATTTGCGTGTTTGATACGACGGGACAAGTGAGTATGTTAATTGAATGCAAAGCCTCGTCGGTTAAAATAACCGAAGCCACCATCCACCAGGCTACTACTTACAATAAAAATATTCGGGCTAAATACGTAGTACTCACCAATGGTTTAGAACATTATTGCTGGCAAGTAGATTTTGAAAAGTCCATTACAATTCCGTTGGTAGGTATTCCGGATTACCAAAATTTATAA
- a CDS encoding M15 family metallopeptidase, which produces MAFSLSRCLLLVNFLVIFSKSGVAQDAKANKYGLKVISNPADYLKQVTRDSSLQLVDITSVIPDIKLDIRYATANNFMGEPVYTSAQAFLRRPVAQALKNVQTELNKQGLGLKIFDAYRPYRATVYFYEKVRDTIYLAKPWEGSRHNRGCTVDLTLINLKTGQELQMPTAYDAFTKKAHVNYTNLPATAIKNREKLKQVMTKHGFQVYSEEWWHFDYRDFKKFDLMNIRFEDLP; this is translated from the coding sequence ATGGCATTCTCGCTTTCCCGTTGTTTATTGTTAGTAAACTTTCTGGTTATATTTAGTAAATCAGGAGTAGCTCAGGATGCAAAAGCCAATAAATACGGCTTAAAAGTTATCAGTAACCCAGCCGATTATTTAAAACAAGTTACTCGCGATAGCAGTCTGCAGTTAGTGGATATTACCTCTGTTATTCCGGATATTAAATTAGATATCCGTTATGCCACTGCTAATAACTTTATGGGAGAACCGGTTTATACTTCGGCCCAGGCGTTTTTGCGACGGCCAGTGGCCCAAGCATTGAAAAATGTACAAACAGAATTAAACAAACAAGGTTTAGGATTAAAGATTTTTGATGCTTACCGACCTTACCGGGCTACCGTTTATTTTTATGAGAAAGTTCGTGATACAATTTATCTGGCTAAACCTTGGGAAGGCTCAAGGCATAACCGGGGATGCACAGTTGATTTAACTTTAATAAATTTAAAAACTGGGCAGGAATTACAAATGCCTACCGCTTACGATGCTTTTACTAAAAAAGCCCACGTTAATTATACAAATTTACCAGCTACAGCCATCAAAAACCGCGAAAAGCTAAAGCAAGTCATGACGAAACATGGGTTTCAGGTATATTCTGAAGAATGGTGGCATTTTGATTACCGCGATTTTAAGAAGTTTGACTTAATGAATATCCGGTTCGAGGATTTGCCTTAA
- a CDS encoding ion transporter, translating to MVQTKNDSLKHKIYTIVFEAETKAGRTFDIILLFLILLSVLIISIETVPEIVLNYRQYFKTIEWVFTFLFTLEYILRIYSSPRPFRYIFSFFGIVDFLAILPTYLSLFLVGSQYLLVIRILRLLRAARIFKLTQFVNEGQVLTRALRASMAKISVFVGVVLMVVVIVGSIMYIVEGVEHGFTSIPKSIYWAIVTLTTVGYGDIAPGTTFGQILASLLMIMGYGIIAVPTGIVSVELANIDKNTFNSRVCPQCHKEGHAREAKYCSNCGNQLTNLT from the coding sequence ATGGTACAAACAAAAAATGATTCATTAAAACACAAAATTTATACAATCGTTTTTGAGGCCGAAACTAAAGCAGGAAGAACGTTCGATATTATCCTGCTTTTTTTAATTTTATTAAGTGTATTAATTATTTCAATAGAAACTGTACCTGAAATTGTTTTAAATTATCGACAATACTTTAAAACAATTGAATGGGTTTTTACTTTTTTATTCACTCTAGAGTATATCCTTCGAATCTACTCTTCCCCAAGGCCGTTCCGTTATATATTTTCTTTTTTCGGAATAGTTGATTTCCTGGCAATTTTACCTACCTACCTGAGTCTTTTTCTCGTAGGCTCACAATATTTATTGGTAATCCGGATTTTAAGGTTATTAAGGGCAGCCCGTATTTTTAAACTTACTCAATTTGTAAATGAAGGCCAGGTGTTAACCAGAGCTCTGCGGGCAAGTATGGCTAAAATATCGGTGTTTGTAGGCGTGGTTTTAATGGTAGTAGTAATTGTTGGCTCTATAATGTATATTGTGGAGGGTGTAGAACATGGCTTTACCAGTATTCCGAAAAGTATTTACTGGGCTATTGTAACCTTAACAACTGTTGGTTATGGAGACATTGCTCCCGGAACAACTTTTGGGCAAATATTAGCTAGCTTGTTAATGATAATGGGATACGGCATTATTGCAGTTCCTACCGGAATTGTTTCTGTTGAACTAGCCAATATCGACAAAAATACTTTTAACTCCCGTGTTTGTCCGCAGTGCCACAAAGAAGGCCATGCTCGGGAAGCCAAATATTGCAGTAATTGCGGGAACCAATTAACTAATTTAACCTAG
- a CDS encoding amidohydrolase, which translates to MSKPAFFALRYFALITLILSLSFCQSKTKVDLLIYNARVYTVNQNFGEAQAFAVKDGKFVAVGSTSDIRGKYSATQETDAHGQPIYPGFIDAHAHFYGYALNLQQADLVGTTSFAGVVQKLTQHRQKYPNTAWLLGRGWDQNDWPTKNFPTQDTLNSLFPDVPVFIERIDGHAALVNKKALEIAGINKHTQIKGGIIERKNESLTGILIDNAVELVSSKIPEPSLSEKIAALLQAQQNCFAVGLTTVVDAGLEKPVINLYDSLQQADQLKIRLYAMLSPSATNQQYYFKNGPYHTARLDVSSFKVYADGALGSRGACLLHPYHNRPRETGFLLQSPADYRKLAADIYQHNFQMNTHAIGDSANRLLTDIYGEVLKSKNNRRWRIEHAQVVNPTDISKFSKYNIIPSVQPTHATSDMYWAGDRLGVDRLTHAYAYKDLLAQNGTIALGSDFPVEHINPLFGFHSAVARQDAKNYPAKGFQIENALSREQALRGTTIWAAYANFEEKNRGSIEPGKLADFVILNKDIMIIPASEIRETQVLSTFVNGEGVYKRK; encoded by the coding sequence ATGAGTAAACCTGCTTTTTTCGCTTTAAGGTATTTTGCCTTAATTACACTTATTCTTTCACTTTCCTTTTGCCAATCTAAAACAAAAGTTGATTTACTAATTTATAATGCCCGGGTTTATACGGTAAATCAAAATTTTGGCGAAGCCCAGGCTTTTGCCGTTAAGGATGGAAAGTTTGTTGCCGTAGGCTCCACTTCTGACATTCGCGGCAAGTATTCGGCAACACAGGAAACAGATGCGCATGGCCAGCCCATTTACCCTGGCTTTATTGATGCCCACGCGCATTTTTACGGTTACGCCTTAAACTTGCAGCAAGCAGATTTAGTAGGAACTACTTCTTTCGCCGGGGTAGTACAGAAATTAACGCAGCACCGGCAAAAATACCCGAATACAGCCTGGCTTTTAGGAAGAGGTTGGGATCAAAACGATTGGCCTACTAAAAACTTTCCGACCCAGGATACCTTAAATAGCTTGTTTCCGGATGTACCCGTTTTTATTGAACGGATTGATGGCCATGCCGCACTGGTAAATAAAAAAGCTTTAGAAATAGCCGGAATTAACAAACATACCCAAATAAAAGGTGGAATAATCGAAAGAAAAAACGAGAGTTTAACCGGTATTTTAATAGATAATGCGGTAGAGTTGGTTAGCTCAAAAATTCCGGAACCTTCCCTTTCCGAAAAAATTGCGGCTTTATTACAAGCGCAGCAAAACTGCTTTGCGGTGGGCCTTACTACCGTTGTAGATGCCGGATTAGAAAAACCAGTAATTAATTTGTACGACAGCTTGCAGCAGGCTGACCAACTTAAAATAAGGTTGTATGCCATGCTGAGTCCTTCGGCCACTAACCAACAGTATTATTTTAAAAACGGCCCCTACCATACCGCCCGGTTAGATGTAAGTAGTTTCAAAGTATATGCTGATGGGGCATTAGGCTCGCGCGGCGCTTGTTTGTTACATCCTTACCACAATCGGCCTCGCGAAACCGGCTTTTTGCTGCAAAGCCCCGCCGATTACCGGAAACTAGCCGCTGATATTTACCAGCATAATTTTCAGATGAATACGCATGCCATCGGCGACTCGGCCAACCGCTTGTTAACGGATATTTACGGCGAAGTATTAAAAAGTAAAAATAATCGGCGGTGGCGGATTGAGCACGCGCAGGTTGTAAACCCAACGGATATTTCTAAATTTAGTAAATACAACATTATTCCCTCGGTACAACCTACTCACGCAACTTCGGATATGTATTGGGCCGGCGACCGACTGGGGGTAGATCGTTTAACGCATGCTTACGCTTATAAAGATTTGCTGGCTCAAAATGGCACCATTGCTTTAGGCAGTGATTTTCCGGTGGAGCATATTAACCCTTTGTTTGGCTTTCACTCGGCGGTTGCCCGGCAAGATGCTAAAAATTACCCCGCCAAAGGATTCCAGATAGAAAATGCTTTAAGCCGGGAACAGGCTTTACGCGGTACTACCATTTGGGCCGCTTACGCTAATTTTGAAGAAAAAAACCGGGGCAGCATTGAACCTGGCAAATTAGCCGATTTTGTTATCCTGAATAAAGATATTATGATTATTCCCGCTTCTGAAATTCGGGAAACACAAGTACTTAGTACCTTTGTAAACGGAGAAGGAGTATATAAAAGAAAATAA
- a CDS encoding DUF4136 domain-containing protein — protein MNYYDHKVESDYSYSGNFKKYRTFNFIGVKNSENDSSKFNPFVENAIKSRMEVQGYRFNQNRPDLLVSYKLFYEDLLLKGYNQADITEFIETGRIFDEDEEYDPNIEKREYDPVKYNLKKGTLFIVLIDKKKNRAVWQGYASGVLENTVKNEAYLKSAVRSIFDRYKVFTEGYLQASQQQN, from the coding sequence ATGAATTATTATGATCATAAGGTTGAATCGGATTACAGCTATTCCGGTAATTTTAAGAAATACCGGACCTTCAACTTTATTGGCGTAAAAAATTCGGAAAATGATTCCAGCAAATTTAATCCTTTCGTAGAAAACGCGATTAAATCACGTATGGAAGTACAGGGTTACCGCTTTAACCAAAATAGACCAGACTTGCTCGTTTCTTATAAATTATTTTACGAAGATCTGCTGCTCAAAGGCTATAACCAGGCCGACATTACTGAGTTTATTGAAACTGGACGTATTTTCGACGAAGATGAAGAGTATGATCCAAACATAGAAAAAAGAGAGTACGACCCGGTTAAATACAACCTCAAAAAAGGCACGCTCTTTATTGTATTAATTGATAAAAAGAAAAACCGCGCCGTGTGGCAAGGGTATGCTTCCGGAGTGTTGGAAAATACCGTTAAAAACGAAGCGTATTTAAAAAGTGCCGTTCGTTCTATTTTCGACCGGTATAAAGTATTTACCGAAGGTTATTTGCAAGCTAGCCAACAGCAGAATTAA